TATTTGTTATGTTGATGATGAGTTGATCATATGAATCAGGTATACTTTGAAGTAGAAGCTCTGCACGCTCATTTTCTACCATGTTGTAATCTGATGTTGTAAGTTGGGAAAATAGAGTATTTAGATTGTTGATGTGCTTTGTTACTGTTGTGGATTCACTCATTCGAAGAGTATAAAGTCTCCTCTTTAAGAATGTCCTGTCGTGAAGTGATTTAATCTCGTACAATTTGGTGAGagcatcccaaatctcctttgcCGTCTTCTTTTCTGCAACACTTGATAAGATTGAATCTACCATTGTTGGATGTAGGTTGCCAACAACATTGTCATCCATCTCCTTCCACTTCTCATTAATTATCCTTGTAGGTCTGCCTTTAATTGCTGTTAAGCAATTGTCCTTCCTCAGGACTGCCTTTATTTTCAGTTTCCATAGGGAGAAATTACTCCCATTAAACTTCTCAATATCATATTTTGCTACCATGGTATTGACAACAATTTGTTTCTCAACTGGACCAACTTACTTTATTTCACTGTGAATAGTACCATATACGTGaatagtattatatatatataccatattGAGACAAACCTCGTATACGTTAACAATACTGAAAAAGTATACAACTACATGTGTGAATAGTAACCGTATAGTGAATAGTAACCACTAACCAACAGCTCGGATACCATTGTTGGTAAATCAAAGTAACAAAAAGATATCACACAGCTAAAATAAAGTTGAGAAAATAGGAACTAAACACTAAGATTTATGTGGTTCACTAATATAGGCTACGTCCACGAACAAGTGAAAAATGGATCACACTAGAAAGAATAGAGTAAATCAATTATTCTCTAATTGTTAGGAGAGAACAATTATCACTCTCTCTATTAATAGGAGTAAAACACCTTACAATTTCTCTCTAGGCACTAAGAAATGAAGCTatagaggagaagagaagaaatgtgATGGAATGATATGGATTATAAAACCATCATCCAAGCCTCTCTTATATAGGTTTCAAGGATGAACTATGGCCACAAATTTTGTGTGACTAGAAATTGGGCAATTTCTAGCCATTCATTTACTTGGCCACCATTTAGCCACTTGGCAACATTGTAGCCATTCTCATTTACTTGGCCACCATTTAGCCACTTGTCCACATCTCTCCCACTTGTATCATGGCCATCAATTTCATGGAGTTCAAACACAAAAGTTCACTATTCTCACCCTAGTCATATCATcttaatataaaaggaaaaccATATGGAACCAACATACTAAATTAAACAAGGTATATGGTCAGAGAACAGTTGCATGAAAATTATAACATTTCTTAGTATGCACATAGTGGTAGTTCAAGAGAATGGACCCAATTTGTCTGCAATCCACTCCATAGTGCAGGATATAGTCACTTTTCTCATAGGACACCAGCTTTCTGGGCCCAATATGTTGTCAAACCACTTAACACATCAAATGTGGGCTTTGTTGCACCTTCATGTCCTGATTAACATACATAACCGGGCATGCCTACCACTAATATCGTCCTTCTCATTCATTTGCCACATGGGTTTGCTTCCCATAGAATTCCAAAGCTAGATGTATTTAAGGCAGGGTCACCAACTTTTTTGAGTACATATAAGTAGGGCTCCTTCTTTATTTCCTATCAAGCAGAGGGACAGCTTTTTCAGTCTTCCAAGAGCCaaatctccctttctctctttccaaCAAATTCCACCCTTTCTAGACTCCTAGAAAAACAAGCATGATCAGCTCTAAGAAGCTCGTAAAAATGGCACGGAAGTGGCAGAAGCTGGCTGCTATCACTCCGAAAAGAATCACTTCTCCGATAACCAAAGAGGCTGTTGCTGCAGGCCATTGCAGCCCATCAACAGTTGATAAGGGTCACTTTGTAGTGTACTCTGCTGATGGGACACGCTTTGTAATTCCCTTGGCTTATCTGAGCAAGGAAGTAGTCAGAGAGCTCCTAAAAATGGCAGAGGAAGAGTATGGACTGCCAAGCCATGGCCCTATCACATTGCCTTTTGATgcaatattttttgaatatgcaCTCTCTTTGATAAAAAGGAATGCATCCGAGGAGCTGCAGGGGGCACTGCTATTGTCCATCACTAGTAGTCGATGCCTATCATTCCAGAACCACCAACAAGGACAAAGCAATCAGCAATTAGTCTGCAGTTTCTGATCTGATTACACTCCAGTTTTGTAAATGATACGCATTGCAGTtagattaatataattaatggaATCTCCAAATAGATTTTGCTCATGTTTGTTCTTGTTCCATCGCAAATGATACTTTGATATGAAATCTAGGTAACTACTAGTGTCTAAAAGACTAAAAGAAACGTTCTTGGTACAGAAGGTATCTGTAATTTCAGTAAGTTTAGAGCCTTTCTCCATCATTTTAGTTATGTGGGTTCCCCATGtcaaatcaaatgaaattaatttccagaacagGTCTCTGAAAATTGATGAAGTTCCTCCTCTAGGAAATCCTGTGTACCAGAATTCTTTGTTGAATCTGGAACAAGCAGCTGTCAAGGAATGTAAAACACAgttaattgatgattgatttcATAAAATGCAGTTAGCATCTACACAATTGAGAAAATGAGATATGTCGAATTCAGTAACTCCAGAGCCTTTCTCCATATATAAATAGACTAAAGTTCCCCATTGTcgaattaaatgaaattaatttccAGACTAGATCTATAAAAATTGATGTAGTTCTTCCTTTAGCAAATACTGCGTATCAGAATTCTTGTTGAATCTGGAAGAAATGTTGCAGCCACTCTTCCATGccatcttttctctttttggttGATAGGAGACCAAAGAATACCACAATTTTAATGTAGCACTAATGCGAGAGAGTAGTACTAATCTTTTTATTTCAGCAGACGAAAAAGGCAATTTGTGATACCAATGAGCAGGTGAAACTAATGTGAGCAAGTTATGTCAAAGTAAAACGCAGCAGCATATAAATCAGTGCTACTGTCAAGGAGCATTTTAGAACCTAAAACGCCagaaaagtgaaaaaaaggagaacaaatagatagaaaattatgaaaagaaatttcaaatgaatCACATAGCTTAAATCTAATAAACTAAACTGAGTAAATGGGAGCACTTGAATTCTTTAAAAAGCATTATATTTGGCTGTTTTAATACTAACAAATTATAGTCCCACATATTTAGTGGGCAGATCCAAATATGGCACCAAATTATCACTGGGGCCTCCAAATTGCAAATTATGCTAAGGTGAAGGTCTTGATATTACTTCATAGGGACACAGCCTTATCCACTTGAAGCCACATAGTTCTTTCTTGTCTCATAGACATGTTAGGTTTGACGTTCTATATTGTTCTGAAAATTCTCAGTGCTCCAAAATTTTTGTCTCACCCATTGGCCAACCACAACCTATTCTTTcatagatatatacatattcatGTAAGTGGTTGAACATTTAACAGGGGAGAAAGATGTAGTCCAGATAATTGACCAATTTGGCCCCTTTTTGGTGCTTCTCAAGTCCTGGAATCACAGAGACCACTGGATTCAGACCCCACGTGTCATCTAACCACTTAGCACACAGAAGGAACGGAACAAGAGATGGTGATTGGCCACCGCCCAGTTCTCTTCTGCATTAAATAGCACATGATCTTGTAGCCATGGACCCCTACCCATAGAAAGCCACATTCAATTGCAGTGCCTGTGgctatgtttatatatatatatatatatatatatatagctatccTCCCTCCCTCAGATTAACACAGCAAACCAATTCATCATTCAGAGAGAGATACCAACCTCCTCTTCTCCTCGATCATAGTATAACAAAGCAAGACAGTATGATCAGCACCAAGAAACTCATCAAGATGGTAAGGAAATGGCAGCGGGCGGCCGCcatcacaagaagaagaagaatttcaATACCAAGAGCCGAAGGAGATGTCAGTAGTGGGAGCAGCTCATCATCAGTGGCCGATAGGGGTCATTTTGTTGTGTACACGGCGGATCAAAGACGATTCGCTTTTCCAATTGCGTATCttaaccatgggatcatcagAGGGCTCCTTAAGTTGTCGGAAGAAGAGTTCGGACTGCCAAGCGATGGACCCATTACGCTGCCGTGCGATGCGGCATTGATGGAGTACGTGGTGTCTTTAATCCCACGGCGCACCTCCAAAGAAATGCAGGAAGCTCTGCTGGCGTCCATTGCAAATAACGGAAAATGCTCAATGTCTCGCCCTCTTCTTCGTCATCAATCCCGGCAATCACTGGTCTGCAGCTTCTAGCGAGAAGATCCATACCCCATCGCTCAAATTTTGTAGATAATCCCATCCTAGTCAATTATGTATGTTAACCAGGACATGAAGGTGCAACAATGCTCACAATTTGTATGCTAAGTGGTTTGCCAGCATATTGGGTCCAGAACAGCTGGTGTCTTGTGAGAAAAGCGACTATATCCAGCATAGTGTAGTATATTGCAGACAAATTGGGTCCATTCAGTTGAACTCCAATAGTTAAACTACCAATTAATGTTGTAATCTTCTTGCAACTGATCTCTTATTATACATGCCGTTTGATTTCAGCATGTTGGGTCCATATGCTTTGCCTTCTGTATAGTAATTTTGCTTAATTAACTGCATTCAGTGCCAGCATACTTAGTATGGTCTATAGACTATAGTAGTAGTTGTTAATCATTAGTTTACTTTTCCAATGGCATAAGCTCAAATTCAGCAagcagaaaataataaaaaagatgagCGTTTCCATATATGCAATACGAAAAAACTTCTTTAAACATTTACAGGACTGAAGTAAACAAGTAATTGCTGATTTGTCTTCCCCCATGCTTGACGGATGATAATGAATTCTCAATGGGCATGTTCGTTCACTGCCTGCAATCCATGAATGAAGAATGTACCAGTTGGGTTTCTGATTGGCCCCTTCGAATCGATCAGTCTTCTTTAGACAGTTCGGTAACAATATATATTGTACTAAAACAGATCGAGGCAATACGATATCTGCAAGTAAAGCTGCCACCCACATATGGTTCATCGCCATACATCTTTAAATATGCTAATcctgtgtatgtatgtatgtatgtatgtatgcaatcaTAAAAGGCTTGCAACTTTTCAGACATGCATATGCCTAAAAGTTGATGTAACTTTCCATTTTAGACAGACATTGAGAGAACCATATCCTATATTAAATTGAAGTTTTCTGTAGTTTCCAACCACCTATTTACcctttttaaaactaaaattgatAGATGCAATTTTAGCCCATACGTTAAATCGAATTCCCGAACGTGTGTCTTTGCAGAGGTAGCATGCCATGTGACAATTTTGAATGAGACCCATGttgacttaaaaaataaataaataaaagaaataaaaatcatatgGGTTTAACCGCAGTTAAATCCATatggaataaaaaattgaaaccctAGTTTCAGATCAGGAAGAGTCGAAACGAAGGGGGAAAACGAAAAGAGGATGACGTGAAGAGCAATTTGAGGCCAAAGACGATGTCCAAGACGAAGCAATTGAAAGGAGATGAACATAAGTGGCTTACTATCTAGTGTTTAAGTTTGAACAAGAGTTCGATCGAACTTGTGGGTACAAAAATGAATTAGACTCTTCTCCCTAAGAGTCCGATTGGACTTGTCTGCTTTATCGCGATCGGTCTCTTGATCGAAGTCTTGAAGATCCAAACAATAACGTTTCAATCGGACTCTCGATCAGACTCTGAGTCCTATCAAACTTTTCGTGAATTGTTTAttagtgaatttttttattttgaaagtgaggATTTAAGCTTTTGTTGGAGTGTTTTTGAGAATTTGTGGATGAGACTCATGAAACTCAATATCATTTTTTTGAGAATCCAATCTAACTCTTGATCGAACTTTTCAATTATCTATCATCAAGAGTTTGAATGATAATACCATTTGAATCTGAAAGAATTCGATGAAAAGGCCGATCAAACTCTTCATCAGTCTAATTAAACTCTTGTTTAGACTTTTTCAAATCCAAACGGTATTGTCATTTGGACTCTTAAAGAGTCTAATCAAGAGTCCGATCGGATTCTCAAAAAGACGGTATTGCGTTTTAACAAAAACACTCCAATAAAAGCTTAAATCCtcactttcaaaaacaaaaaagtccAATTGGACTCTTCAatctaggggtgttcaaaaaaactgGTGGACCGCGGAAACCACCCGTACTGAACCGCTCGATTTTTTTAAAGAGGCGGTTTGGTGCAGTTTGAAAAACCTTCAAACCGCGGTTTCTATGGTTTGGAGGTTGGCGGTtaggtttgaaattgaaccgccatattatattttaattatattcaaaatatatatatatatataatataaaatataaaatgaaaaacgCAGTCGTAGGAGGGGGGTGTTTAACCCACTAACCCTAAATCCCCAAATCACTTATCTCTCCCCCTCTTCATGTCTCCCCCTCTTCGTCTGTCAGCGTCGGCGACACCCCCCCCACCACACCAGGTCTCTCACCGACAGATCCATGCCCCAGCCGGTCACCGCTGCCACGCACCTGGCCTTGACGCACCTGCCATACCCAGACACTGATCGAGGCGAGAGCGACTAAGCTTGAGACGAACCGACCCATCCCTCCGCCGACCACAGTTGCCACGCACATAGACCTGACCCATTCGTCGCACCTAGACACTGACCGAAGCGAGAGCGAAAAAGCTTGCGATAAACCGACCCCCACCGCCTGCCGCACCAGACCAGCTCACGACGCCATTTCGATCATGGTACTGTAATAAGATGGGTTCGAAGCTTTTATTATTTGGAGTAAATCTTAGTTGATGAGCGTGTGTGGAAGCTTGGTGATGGTGAAGTAGATTGAGAGTTGTTGCATTTCCAGTAAATCGTGGAAATCGAACCGCACTGCACTGCAATTTGCGGTGCGGTTCGGTGCGATTTCTCCTCACCAAGTCAGACCAGTCGGTTTACTTATAGGTGCAAAATGCATGTGCGGTTCGACTAATTTTCTTAGCCCAAAACCGGCCAGACCGAACCGTGTACACCTCTACTTTAATCATTTATCTTCAAGAGTCCGATGACAATACAATTTGAATATGAAAGTCCAAAGAATCCGATCGgactttttgttaaattttttttttagttgaattttgtttatttcgcatttaatttattaaattttgtattattttttacaaatgGATGCcgataagaagaagaagcaaacaTTTACTTATGTCCATGGTAGCCGGGTACCATCGCCCGATACACGAGCAACTACTCACTGTTGTATCAAAAATTTTGCCCCTGTTTGTGAGGCCGTTATGAAGTATAGTCTGTTGGAGGATTTCATCCAAGGCCCACTAGGACATGTCATGTGATGTTTCAcacttgtgtttagttttgatgatgaaaaataatactttgttttatccccaagtcatgagtcaagtttatggttttaacaaaaatcaatttcaagtgcttggTTAAatctgatgatgaaaaataatactttgttttatccccaagtcatgagtcaagtttatggtttttaacaaaaatcaatttcaagtgcttggttaaaatgaaaaccaaaatgatttatgattttctatattagttggagatttgcaaattcaagtatttagtcttaaaagaatctcctaaaatg
This window of the Diospyros lotus cultivar Yz01 chromosome 5, ASM1463336v1, whole genome shotgun sequence genome carries:
- the LOC127801303 gene encoding auxin-responsive protein SAUR68-like, translating into MISTKKLIKMVRKWQRAAAITRRRRISIPRAEGDVSSGSSSSSVADRGHFVVYTADQRRFAFPIAYLNHGIIRGLLKLSEEEFGLPSDGPITLPCDAALMEYVVSLIPRRTSKEMQEALLASIANNGKCSMSRPLLRHQSRQSLVCSF
- the LOC127801304 gene encoding auxin-responsive protein SAUR68-like, whose amino-acid sequence is MISSKKLVKMARKWQKLAAITPKRITSPITKEAVAAGHCSPSTVDKGHFVVYSADGTRFVIPLAYLSKEVVRELLKMAEEEYGLPSHGPITLPFDAIFFEYALSLIKRNASEELQGALLLSITSSRCLSFQNHQQGQSNQQLVCSF